gcaatgcctaacaatatacaatataccctttgtcgtcaacagagtttgttactgacaaacgcacctcgcaacaagcctttgtcagaacccaaacacaatataggacaagaatcatttggcttgcatgctctgatatttccgaaaatacgatgctaattttgtaatcatagttagattctcgaatatttccataaaagcagaatctATGGTAGCTTAAAACCGATATTTGCTGtaaagataatgcaaaataacgggatgaaaagttagcaacaaaattgtcttcttttttgttgctgacaaaataattcggatctttgtcattattatcttcgacaaaaacaaagctttgtcgttggttctcttttatCGCTTGTTTCGTATGCGTACGaaaaacaactcaaaactaCTGAATCCAGAGCTTTTTCAGTGTGAAATTGAAGAAAACAATGCATTTAATCTCCTCAATgctcttccagagcgccttCAACATGACATGTCGAAACCGTAGAAAATAAAAGCATTCAATCTCAAGCTCTTCCAGAGCACCTCTTACATCACGTCGAAAACGATGATAAACAATGCATCTAATCCGTGGTCCTCTTCCAGTGCACcatcgacatcacaagtcgaaaccgaagaaaacaaaaaatccaaTCCGGTGCCCTTCCACAGCACCTTGGACATCACATTCCGAAACCGATGAAAAATAATGCATTCAATCCGGCGCTCTTCTAAAGcgccttcgacatcacaagtcgaaaccgaagaAATCAAAACATTCAATCCGGTGCCCTTCCAGAGCACCTTCGACATCACATGCCGAAACCGATGAAAATTAATGCATTCAAGcgccttcgacatcacaagtcgaaaccgaagaAATCAAAACATTCAATCCGGTGCCCTTCCAGAGCACCTTCGACATCACATGCCGAAACCGATGAAAAATAATGCATTCAATCcggcgctcttccagagcgccttcgacatcacaagtcgaaaccgaagaAATCAAAGCATTCAATCCGGTGCACCTTCGACATCACATGCCGAAACCGATGAAAAATAATGCATTCAATCTGGTgatcttccagagcgtcttcgttAATGAAGTTGAAAAACCGAGGCACAAAACAACACAATTAATACGCACTCACCTTTTAAGTCTCCAACCAAACAACTTACAAGGAGATAGCAAAATATCCACTTCCAACCAGGAACAAcatggcaggatcgccaaatgtgtggcCTGCTTCTGCCGAGCAAGCCGGCTGGTGTGCTGGTCGCGCGTCCGTGCTTGATGATTGCCCGATGAAGAGAGGGGCCGactcatggcctgctattcactgaTCAATGATAACCAAAGATCCGTTATACGGAAGATggttgcatatctgtcatcaatacACACTGAATGTGTAATACCCAATTTgcaatatatctcaccctcacaatCACTAAAACTGTGCTGTGGACCGACTCAAGAACCGTATTATCCTGGCTGCGTTCTGATTCATATAAGTATAAGCAGTTCGTAGCATTCAGAGTGGGTGAAATTTTGGAATTGACGCGGTTGATGGATTGGCGGCGGATCCCGTCGAAGCAAAACATTGCGGATGTCCTCACCAAGTGGGGTCAAGGTCCTCCGCTACAAAACGACTCGGAGTGGAAGAATGGACCACAAATTCTCTACcaaccggaggaattctggccTTCTACAGGGCCGATTGATGCAACTGGAGAAGAGGCGCGAGGAATGATGCAGTTTCATGCTGTGGTGGATGCCGAATCGGTGTCTCGATGGGCAAAGCTGGTTAGGATCACTGCAACAGTGCTGCGTTTCATTGCCAACTGTCAGCGAAAGAAGAGTGGGTTACCAATCATGACATTGAAAGCCACACAGAATCAGCAGAGATTCCTCAAGGTAGGATATCGGAGCACGGTGGCGACACTCAAGAAGGAGGAGCTCCAAAAGGCAGAAATCGTCTTGTGGAAGcaagtgcaatttgacagtttTCCAGATGAAATGAGCGTGTTGACCAAAAATATTCAACTGGAGCCTGGTCAATCTATGGAGAAGATTTCGAAGTCCAGTCAACTGTATAAGCTATCGCCGGTGCTGGATGCCGAAGGTGTGTTACGGGTTCGTGGCAGACTTGAGAAAAATGAGGGCATTCCTTTCGATAAGCGGTTTCCGATTATTTTGGCCAGGAAATACGAAATCACGAGAAAGCTGATCATGCACTATCATGAGAAGTACGGCCATGCAAATCGAGAAACGGTTTTCAACGAGTTGCGGCAGAAGTTTTGGATAACGAATGCTAGAGCGGCGATTTTGAAAGCAACGAAAGAATGCGTGTGGTGTAGAGTGTATCGCTGCGTGCCTCAGGTTCCGATGATGGCACCGTTGCCGGTGCAACGAATTACATCTCACTTGCGTCCATTCAGCGCGGTGGGTGTCGATTACTTGGGGCCAGTGGAGGTCACAGTGGGCCGTAGGAAGGAGAAACGATGGATTGCCGTCTTCACGTGTATGGCGGTGAGAGCGGTACACTTGGAAGTGGTTCACAGTCTATCTACACAATCCTGTTTGATGGCTCTTCGACGTCTTTCTTGTAAGCGAGGAGCTccggaacaaatattttcgGATAACGCGACATGCTTCCGCGGAGCCGATGCAGTGATGGTGCGAACGATCAAGAACATCAACAAGGAGTGCGCTGAAAAAATGACAACAGCAGTAACAGCGTGGCATTTCAATCCTCCCGCAACACCTCACATGGGCGGTGTTTGGGAGCGGATGGTGCGGTCCGTAAAGGAGGCAATGCGTGCGTTGGACGATGGGCAGAAGTTGACGGATGAAATTCTCGCGACAACGCTGGCTGAAGCTGAAGACCTGATTAACACACGTCCATTAACATACATTCCTCAAGATTCAGTGGAAGTAGAAGCTATTACGCCGAACCACTTTCTCCGTGGGTCGGTGACGAATGCAGATATGCAAGTAGATGGTTCCGTAGACTTTGCAGAAGTGCTACGAAATACGTACAAACGGTCGCAGTATCTGGCAAATACGATGTGGGAGCGTTGGCTGAAAGAGTACTTGCCTACCTTGAACCATCGTCCAAAGTGGTTCGAAGAGCGAAAATCTTTAGAAGCTGGTGATTTGGTGTTCGTAGTCGACGGAAGAAACAGGAAGAACTGGGTGCGAGGAAGAGTGGAAAAGATAATCGAGGAGTCAGATGGACGTTTACGTCAAGCGGAGGTAAAAACAGATGGAAAGGTGCATAGGCGAGCAGTGGCGAATTTAGCGGTGTTAGAGGTTCTAGACGGTAAATCCGGAATCTCAGGTGAAGCTACCGGATGTTACGGGCTGGGGAATGTTCACACCGCTGAACAGTGCTAGGTCCGCAGTCGGTAAAATAGCCGAACCCTCTGCCAATATAATTTGCGCGATACGCAAACAGCGCTTCGCGCGATAGGCGAATATgggaaaggaacaaacaaaaacaaaccagaaagttgaattgaatgaatgcAGTGTAAATAGCTTATTATAAATTCTTGCTAAAACCAGTGTTTTAAGGAGAGATAGCCGGAGAAATCGTTGAGAAAcgtagaaattccgaagatttgcCTGTAAGTAAAGAAAAATATGTAATTAGTTACtgaaatacaaacaaaattATATAGCTTACAGAACACTTCCCAGTAGCATTATACTGCCCGAACCGTTAGTTTACGCTAGTTTGTACGGTGATCAGCTTGTAAGTAAAcctgaaaaagaaaagaaaattgtaaTTATTTAAGTTTTAAATTGCTAGGAAAGTGCAgtagaagaaaaggaagaagtcgAAACGGATTTGCAATTGTAAGGAAGAAGGGCACTATAAGAGTGGGTATTATATAGCAAATAATGTATGcgcatgaaataataaaaaaaactcatttcaGTTTTTGAGCTGCTGCAAAGCCCAGCTGCTACAAGAAGTTAGTGGAacttatttagttcatccgaACAACTCTCTTAGTGTagccgggtgacactgactcgaaacggcgagtggccTAGTCATTGGTTGTCTTCCATCCCCCAAAACcatggcgggccttgtagcacgctgtccaatcctgccaccaagctttgcctgctgggtgggagtaggcttaaatgccctttcctgacttgcgctgatctggctctgaacacgtaagtgtcaacccttgcataaccatgggatcactaaaggcgactactccagtagtaTTCGACGGCAGCCACAAGGGGGACCCATTTACAATGAGTGAAGCAAAACAGAATAATTCTTTTGACGATGCGTTAAGCATGGAGGTGGTAAACTTTTTTGCCAAGGGGGGTTTGGTAAGATCTCCTCCCAGGGAGGCGGAGAGCGAAGTGACGGAGGCAGCAACTAGCAGCACCGGAGTCTCCCCAGCAGTGATGGGATATAGCCGTCAGCACGCTCGGCGGGCCAATACCCGGAATGCGGGTGgtcgccgagcaactcgatgatatctcaaggatgcaacgtgcccgcactGAGGATGAAAGAGtggaccgccgtgaagtgtttcgagctgcgaaactgacctttaacaaggccatcaagagcagtaagagagcgAGTTTCGACAACCTAAGCGAAGAAGCCAACGcaaatccgtggggtgacgcctacaggatagtgatggtgTGACGGCAAGAAACGCCAATAATTACTGAGGCATCTTTCATACGTTGCGTTAGAGGCCCTGCTATATTCTGCCCACTGCCCACAGAAGTTGGAACTAGCTTGGCCGTTCCAACTGGAGCCGTCAAGAAGTCAGGAAAGCCGCCCGGCAGTAAAGCAAGCTCACGTAAGACGAAAAAGACAGATGTCAGCAAAGCAGTAAGTGGTACCTCTAGTGCTAGAGCCCAACTCGCCTTAGAATTAGAAGTTTTAAATGAACAACAGCAGCTAGAACAATCTCAGCTCGAAGAAGAGAAGCAAATTAGAGCTAGGCAGATCGTTGAGGTGAAAAAGCTTAGAGATCGCGAGTTAGAGATAGAGTCTAGGAAGTTGGCAGAGGAAAAAGCGTTTCTTGATAAGAAAATAACCGACGAACTAAAATTCCGTAGAGAGCAAATGGCTATCAAGAAAAGTTCCCTTGAAGAGAAAGCTAAACTTATTCGCGAGCACTCGCAGCGTGGTAGTAGTCGAGCGTCGGAGATTAGTCAAAGTGTCCCGGAGATTAGTGAGAAGGTGAACAAGTGGTTAGAAAATGCAAATCATAAGCTAGAAGTGCATCAAAGAATTCTGTCAGCCCCCGTGGCGAACGAAATGCTGGCAGATAGTTTCAATAACCTCAGTTTGGTGCAGCAAAACGGTGAACGACAAATAGAAAACATGCGGAACGGTGATTCGCGTGGATTTCATCCGGACCACTCTGCGGAGGGTGTACGAGCTGTTCCGGAGAATAAGAACACAAGCGGGCTTCATGAGCAATCGTGGCCGTGTCGCCGACAGGAACGTGATGATGAAGAAGAGTCTTTCGTGTATGATCATCAAGCGGAAATGGGCCCAACGAACCGCCAACTTGCTGCTCGTCAAGTTATGGGCAAAGATCTTCCAGTCTTTTCCGGTGCACCTGAAGAATGGCCTATCTGGATCAGCAACTTTAATATATCAACTACTACATGCGGGTTCTCTCAGGATGAAAATCTTATGCGGCTTCAGCGTTGTCTTAAGAGACCCGCTTTGGAAATGGTACGTGGAAGGCTCCTAACACCTGCTAATGTACCACATGTTATTAAAACGTTGCAATTACGCTATGGACGTCCGGAAACATTAGTACGGGCGCTTACGGAGAAAGTTCGACAAGTCCCCTCACCAAAGATGGAAAACTTGGAGAGCATCATTGACTTCGGCATGGTTGTCGATAATCTAGTAGAACACCTGAAAACGGCGAAACTCCACGCACATCTGATGAACCCCTCTCTTCTTCATGAGCTAGTCGGTAAACTGCCGGTCGACTATAGAATGAAGTGGGCAGCATACAAAGGTACAAGGGTGGAGGTGGGCCTAAGAATATTCGGAGCATTCATGAATTCCATTGTGGAGCTTGCATTTGACGTGACGGATGAGCATCCAGTCACTAAATCATCTAAAATAGCTCAGAGGGAGCGTGGATTTGTACAGACCCATACAAAGACTTCATTCACAGATGGGAATGCGGCAAACAGTACCGACTACCGAGAAGAAAAAACGGCGAACAGAGTTTGTGCAGCTTGTGGAACGGAAGGTCATCGGCTTTACACTTGTGAGCGGTTCAAGTCACTTAACGTAGATGATAGGCTGAAGATCGTCAATCAAAACTCGTTGTGTAGAACTTGCTTGAATCAGCACGGGAGGTGGCCCTGCCGGACATGGCAAGGTTGCGGAATAGCGGGATGTCGATTGCGGCACCATACGCTGCTACATTCTACACTTCAAGTTACTTCAGCTGCATTCTCTACGAGCCATGTGGATAAAATGCAGTCTTCTGAGGGACCCTTGTTCAGAATATTGCCAGTTACGCTATGCGGACCGAGTGGATCGATCGATATATTCGCGTTTATCGATGAAGGCTCCCAGCTAACATTTCTGGAAGACGACGTAGCATCCAAATTAGGAATTTCAGAACCGAGCGAGCCGTTGCAATTACTGTGGACTGGAAACGTTACGCGAAGTGAATCAACATCTAGGCGATTGCTAGTGGACATAAAAGGGACCCAAGTAAACCAAAAATTTAAACTCTTTGACGCTCGaacggtaaaaaaaattgatgctACCACCGCAATCTCTCCGCTATCAACCAATAACGTCCGCATACCCCTATCTTAGAGGGCTCCCGATTTCGAAAATGTTACTCCCAAGCTTCTGATCGGTCTTGACAACCTGAAACTCGCAATACCACTTAAAATCTGAGAAGGAGGTTGGGGCCACCCCATGGCAGCCAAATGTCGTCTTGGCTGGAGCATCTACGGATGCTCATCGAAAGGATTCGGATCGGTCACTTGTAGGTTTCATGTTGGAGGTTGGACCAATCAAGACCACGAGTTGAACCAAATCGTTAGAAACTACGTGTCCTTGGATAACGCTGGGATAACCTCCCCAATAGCACAATTGGAATTGGAAGACGAGAAACGTGCGCGAGAAGTACTCGATAGGACAACTCGAAGGGTACCAACCGGATTCGAAACTGGGCTCCTCTGGAAAACGGACAACGTGGAGATCCCGCAATACTACGGCATGGCCTACAGAAGACTATGTAGCCTCGAGAGGAAACTGTGTAAAGACGAACATCTGTACGAATGTGTGCGTAAAATAATCCGTGATTACGTGGAGAAACAATATGCACACGAAGCCACAGAGCATGAGCTTTCAACTACAAGGCCAGAAAAAAGTTGGTACCTTCCAATTGGGGTAGTCATCAATCCTAAGAAGAACAAGGTTCGGCTGATCATGGATGCAAGAGCAACAGTGGATGGTGTATCATTCAACTCTTTCCTATTGAGAGGGCCAGACATGCTAACGTCGCTACCAGCAGTTCTGAGCCATTTTCGCAAGTTCCAATACGCCATAGCAGCCGACATAAAGGAAATGTTCCATCGCATCAAGATTCGAGAAGAGGACCGACAATTCCAACGGTTCCTATGGCGAGATCGCCCGGAACTGAAGCCTTCGACGTTCGTGATGGATGTAGCGATCTTTGAATCTACCTGTTCACCAAGCTCAGCACAAtatgtcaaaaatctcaatgcACCAGAGTTCGTGAACATGTACCCAAAGGCAACGGATGCAATTATTCGTCATCATTATGTCGACGACTATCTTGACAGCTTTGGCTCGATGGTGGAAGGCATCCTGGTCGGGCGATAAGTCAAGGAGATCCATGCAAGAGGAGGGTTCGAAATACgcaattttctttcaaataagTGTGAGATCGCAAATAGTATCGGATCTCAATCAACGTCTATGGAAAAGGTGGTTCAAACAGGAATGGACGAGTATTCCCAATCTGTTCTGGGAATGAAATGGATACCAGCTAGTGATTCTTTTACTTTTTCATTTGAGGCACGAGAGAATCTACAGAACGTTTTATCCGATGCCCACATTCCAACAAAACGGGAAGTGCTTCGGGTCGTCATGAGTCTCTTCGACCCGCTAGGCCTGATCCCGTTCTTCTTAATCCACGGAAGGATCCTTATGCAAGATGTATGGGCATCTGGCTTCGAATGGGACGACAACATCAGTGAAGATCTCAATGGACGATGGAAAATGTGGTGCGGACATCTTCAGCAATTAAACTTACTCCGTATCCCTCGCTGATATTTTGCCGGCGGTGAATCAGCAACATACTCTACGCTACAGGTCCATGTGTTTGTAGACGCTAGCGAATCCGCCTACGCAAGCGTAGTTTTCTTTCGCGTGGAAACACCAGCAGGTGCGGAAGCTACCCTAGTATCGGCAAAATCGAAAGTAGCACCCTTGAAAATGCTGTCCATTCCACGCTTAGAGCTCCAAGCCGCTGTTTTAGGTACGCGATTGATGAACAGTGCCATCGGCATGCATGGTATTCTCGTAACCAAACGTGTGCTCTGGACCGACTCTCGAACAGTATTGGCCTGGATTAACTCTGATCACCGCTAGTACCATCAATTCGTAGGCTGCCGTGTAGCGGAAATCTTATCATCGAAGCAAGTAAGTGAATGGCGGTGGATTCCCACTAAATCAAATGTAGCTGATCTCGCAACAAAGTGGGGATCGGGTCCCTGTCACCATCTCCCAACCCCTCGTGGAGCCAACTCGTTTTAGTAGCTGGGAGCGGCTCCATAGAACGATAGGATACGTTCATCGGTTTATCGACAACATCAAACGGAAAAGGCTCGGATACTCACTAGAATTAGGAACACTTACTAAACATGAACTGGTCACTGCGGAGCGAAGCCTTTGGAAGCAAGCACAAAACGAATATTATACTGCGGAAAAGAAACAACTAGACGAGAAGGGGTCTACTACTGTATACAGGACAAGTAAAATATATAAGCTGTGTCCGTTTATGGATAAGTCAGGATTATTGCGTATGCGAGGTCGCCTGGAGTTAGCTACACACGTGCCATACGAAGCAAAGTATCCAGTAATACTACCATAGCAATCTCCAATCACGGTTCTTCTGGTAGATTGGTATCATCGTCGATATAAACATGCAAATCGGGAAACAATTATCAACGAGATGAGACAGCGCGTTCAAATCCCAAAAATGCGCAAAAGTGTCAAAAACATGTATGTGGTGCCTAGTATGGAAAGCTGCCCCTAAGTCACCAGCAATGGCTCCGCTACCGAAGGTACGTCTCACCCCGTTTATTCGTCCCTTTACGTACGTTGGTGTAGACTACTTTGGTCCAATACTCGTGAAGCAAGGTCGTAGCAGATTTGAGATTTCTTAAGTGCACCTTGATAACAACAACGAGTATCTGCTTTCCTAAACTAATAACCTAAAATCTATATACGAACGGGTAAGGTAAACCGAATTGCCTAttagaaaataattaattatccGCCGTGTACTTTACAACAGTCAACCTGCCAGATAAGAGAGGAATTGAATGAACTCAGATATTTACTGAAGATTTGTAAGTAATCACATTGTTTGAGCTAAGCATAAACCTAATCTCGAAATACATTCTAGTTAAAGTaagcgttagcgttgttacggtatacttcgtagattggacactagtgatactcatgtttcttatggaatccttatccagattgctatcggaaatcaaggtgggaattacccttgattccaatctaagataaaaattGCATAAGCATGAagattactactcccggccacgcccatctttaccgtaactagggataggaaaggaaatgttgatgtagaacttacttaacgagaggcccccgacttggcgaaATACATTCTAGTTAAAGTTGCCCTGAAACTACGGTTCCGCTGCTAAAAAATTCAGTCCGAACAGATGGCCAAGACTAAAGGGAGCTCTTAACCCTCCGAACGGTC
The nucleotide sequence above comes from Armigeres subalbatus isolate Guangzhou_Male chromosome 3, GZ_Asu_2, whole genome shotgun sequence. Encoded proteins:
- the LOC134222898 gene encoding uncharacterized protein LOC134222898, with the translated sequence MDWRRIPSKQNIADVLTKWGQGPPLQNDSEWKNGPQILYQPEEFWPSTGPIDATGEEARGMMQFHAVVDAESVSRWAKLVRITATVLRFIANCQRKKSGLPIMTLKATQNQQRFLKVGYRSTVATLKKEELQKAEIVLWKQVQFDSFPDEMSVLTKNIQLEPGQSMEKISKSSQLYKLSPVLDAEGVLRVRGRLEKNEGIPFDKRFPIILARKYEITRKLIMHYHEKYGHANRETVFNELRQKFWITNARAAILKATKECVWCRVYRCVPQVPMMAPLPVQRITSHLRPFSAVGVDYLGPVEVTVGRRKEKRWIAVFTCMAVRAVHLEVVHSLSTQSCLMALRRLSCKRGAPEQIFSDNATCFRGADAVMVRTIKNINKECAEKMTTAVTAWHFNPPATPHMGGVWERMVRSVKEAMRALDDGQKLTDEILATTLAEAEDLINTRPLTYIPQDSVEVEAITPNHFLRGSVTNADMQVDGSVDFAEVLRNTYKRSQYLANTIGSKSENL